From the genome of Dehalococcoidales bacterium:
CGACTTGAAGAGGCAATCGAATAGTAATAGGTAGTACTTTTGGCCATTTCATCTATTTACGCGCATGTTCATAAAGGATTTTTTTATTGCCCAATTATTTTTACTGTGTTGTAGTCAGCTAACTGAACGTACGCAAACATTGATGCGCAATAATACTTCACCACAATTTTATTTATTTTGATTATGAGCGAACGAATTCTTATCGTCGATGACGAGAGTAGCATACGAACCCTGCTTGGAATGAGCTTGTCCAAAATAGGTTACGACCGTGATAAGGCATCCAACGCTGAAGAAGCTCTTTCTCTGCTTGAAAAAAGGCTGTATGACCTGGTACTGCTTGACATAAGCATGCCTGGTATTACCGGTCGCAAGTTGCTACCGATAATTGAGTTAAAATACCCTGACACCGCTGTAATAATGGCGACTGCCCTGGGCGATGCCTCGCTGGCGATAAAGTGTATGAAAGAAGGCGCTTATGATTATATTACCAAACCATTCGATTTCAATGATCTTCATACCAGTATAAATCGCACACTCGAAAAACGTCGTCTTGAACTGGAAAACCGGGAATATAAAGAGCATTTAGAAGAAAAGGTAAAAATCCAGGCTGATAAGATACGCCAATCATTTTTTAATGCAATTTCTTCTCTGGCGTATGCGCTCGAAGCAAGAGACGAATATACTAGCGGGCATTCGAACCGGGTAACAGAAACTGCAGTCTCAATTGCTCAGCATCTTGGATTACCCCCAGAAGAAGTTGGGGTGATACGTGTAGCCAGCACTGTGCACGATATAGGTAAAACAGGGGCTCGACGAAAGCCAGGTTGCTCAGACTATCAGGAAACTGATAACACAGCTTGAAGCTTGCAGACGCGAAAATTTTGAGTTAAAAAAGAGGGAGGACCACCTCGTATCACTAACCAAACTCGCTGAAAAAGTAGTTGTCGAGGCGGATCTGATTGCCGCTGATACAAAAA
Proteins encoded in this window:
- a CDS encoding response regulator — translated: MSERILIVDDESSIRTLLGMSLSKIGYDRDKASNAEEALSLLEKRLYDLVLLDISMPGITGRKLLPIIELKYPDTAVIMATALGDASLAIKCMKEGAYDYITKPFDFNDLHTSINRTLEKRRLELENREYKEHLEEKVKIQADKIRQSFFNAISSLAYALEARDEYTSGHSNRVTETAVSIAQHLGLPPEEVGVIRVASTVHDIGKTGARRKPGCSDYQETDNTA